From the Malus domestica chromosome 17, GDT2T_hap1 genome, one window contains:
- the LOC103404811 gene encoding glutamate receptor 3.7-like — MRVAVVLPLQFLIWVFLTGCFYCQRPSVVNVGAIFTFNSVIGRVAKTAMEAALSDINADSRILSGTELKLHMEDANSSVFLGSVEAFQVLDKSIVAIIGPQSSSIAHMISEIANGLQVPLISYAATDPTLSALQFPFFLRTTQSDAHQMAAMAGLINFYGWKEVIAVFVDDDYGRNAISSLHDELDKIMSRISYKLALPVDFNLSDIADLLNKSKLLGPRVYIVHVDPDPRLRIFTVAKELHMMTSNYVWFATDWLSSTVDSFAPMNRTSLAVLQGVVTLRKHIPESRQKRAFMTRWKKMQQDGLAISELNVYGLYAYDTVWAVAQSIENYINEYRNISFSVIDKLHVMKPSQIQLGKLKVFDGGSLLREKLLETKMSGLTGHIEFDHERSRAIGTYDIINIDQMTIHTVGFWTNYSGLSVSPPETHKRRRSSYSPLDQKLGNITWPGGNTERPRGWEIADNEKPLRIGVPKRVSFVEFVTELNNSHKIEGYCIDVFNEARKLIPYDVPHRFEPFGDGQSNPSYNELVKMVAEKVFDAAVGDIAIVKNRTVMVDFSQPYATTGLVIVAPIDNSKSNAWVFLKPFSLEMWCVTASFFVIIAVVMWILEHRVNKDFRGPPKRQIVTMFLFSFSTLFKKNQEDTVSPLGRMVMVVWLFLLMVITSSYTASLTSILTVQQLSSPITGIDSLIASNWPIGYQVGSFAYGYLTDGLYIPRSRLVPLGSPEEYENALRKGPDDGGVAAIIDELTYVELFLSSQTDFGIIGQPFTRSGWGFAFPRDSPLAIDMSTAILKLSENGALQKIHEKWFCKTGCLNKNLDSDESNQLYLISFWGLYLLCGSVTLAALIIFLLRAVHQFVRYKKQHANLLSSSLSSSSWSSRWSQVLVNFVDFIDEKEEAIKKMFAQGDSTQGQVS; from the exons ATGAGGGTTGCTGTAGTTTTGCCACTGCAATTTCTGATATGGGTTTTCCTCACTGGCTGTTTTTACTGCCAGAGGCCTTCAGTGGTGAATGTTGGAGCAATTTTTACATTCAACTCGGTTATTGGTAGAGTTGCAAAGACAGCCATGGAAGCTGCTCTATCTGATATTAATGCAGATTCAAGAATACTCAGTGGGACGGAGCTGAAGTTGCATATGGAGGATGCAAATTCTAGTGTGTTCTTGGGATCCGTTGAAG CTTTTCAGGTGCTTGACAAAAGTATAGTAGCCATAATTGGACCACAGTCCTCTTCAATAGCTCATATGATCTCTGAAATTGCTAATGGTCTCCAAGTACCTCTTATCTCATATGCTGCCACTGATCCTACTCTCTCTGCTCTCCAATTCCCATTCTTTCTCCGAACCACACAAAGCGATGCTCACCAAATGGCTGCTATGGctggtttaattaatttttatgggTGGAAGGAGGTTATTGCTGTCTTTGTGGATGATGATTATGGGAGGAATGCAATATCTTCTTTACATGATGAACTTGACAAAATAATGTCAAGGATTTCTTATAAGTTGGCGTTGCCTGTTGATTTTAATCTAAGTGACATTGCTGATTTGCTCAATAAATCCAAATTGCTTGGCCCTCGTGTCTATATTGTTCATGTGGATCCTGATCCCAGGTTGAGAATCTTTACTGTCGCCAAAGAACTTCATATGATGACAAGCAATTATGTGTGGTTTGCAACAGATTGGCTTTCTTCTACAGTAGATTCATTCGCTCCAATGAATCGTACTTCACTCGCTGTCCTTCAAGGTGTAGTTACTCTTCGTAAGCATATCCCAGAGTCAAGGCAAAAGCGTGCATTTATGACTAGGTGGAAAAAAATGCAGCAAGACGGTTTAGCAATATCCGAGTTAAATGTCTATGGACTTTATGCTTATGACACAGTTTGGGCTGTTGCACAATCGATTGAAAATTATATAAATGAATACAGAAATATCTCATTCTCTGTCATTGATAAATTACATGTCATGAAACCATCTCAAATTCAGCTAGGCAAGCTTAAAGTCTTTGATGGTGGATCTCTTCTTCGTGAGAAGCTATTGGAGACAAAAATGAGTGGTTTAACTGGTCACATTGAatttgatcatgaaagaagccGTGCTATTGGGACTTATGATATCATTAATATTGATCAGATGACAATTCATACGGTTGGGTTTTGGACTAATTATTCAGGTTTATCAGTTTCTCCCCCAGAAACTCATAAAAGGAGAAGAAGTAGCTATTCTCCACTGGATCAGAAGCTTGGCAATATCACGTGGCCAGGTGGAAATACAGAAAGACCACGCGGTTGGGAGATTGCAGATAATGAAAAACCGTTGAGAATTGGAGTTCCAAAAAGAGtgagctttgttgaatttgttACAGAACTGAACAACAGCCATAAAATCGAAGGATACTGTATTGATGTGTTCAATGAAGCACGGAAGTTAATCCCATATGATGTTCCTCACAGATTTGAACCTTTTGGTGATGGTCAGTCCAATCCCAGTTATAATGAGCTTGTGAAGATGGTTGCAGAAAAG GTGTTTGATGCAGCTGTTGGGGACATTGCAATTGTGAAAAACCGTACAGTGATGGTGGATTTTTCTCAGCCCTATGCTACGACCGGGCTAGTGATAGTGGCTCCTATTGACAATTCGAAGTCAAATGCTTGGGTTTTtctcaaaccattttcattggaGATGTGGTGTGTCACTGCATCTTTCTTTGTGATAATTGCTGTGGTAATGTGGATTCTTGAGCATCGAGTCAACAAAGATTTTCGGGGTCCCCCTAAGAGGCAGATCGTTACAATGTTTCT GTTCAGCTTCTCAACACTTTTTAAGAAAAACC AAGAAGATACCGTGAGCCCGCTTGGGCGGATGGTGATGGTGGTATGGCTTTTCCTATTGATGGTGATCACATCAAGCTATACtgcaagcttgacttcaatcctTACAGTTCAGCAGCTTTCGTCACCCATCACTGGAATTGATAGTTTGATTGCAAGCAATTGGCCTATAGGGTACCAAGTAGGGTCATTTGCTTATGGCTATCTGACTGATGGCCTCTACATTCCTAGGTCAAGACTTGTTCCACTAGGCTCCCCAGAAGAGTATGAAAATGCACTGCGGAAAGGACCGGATGATGGAGGGGTGGCAGCTATTATAGATGAGCTTACTTATGttgaattatttctttcaaGTCAAACTGATTTCGGAATTATTGGGCAACCATTTACGAGGAGCGGATGGGGGTTT GCTTTTCCAAGAGATTCTCCCCTTGCTATTGACATGTCCACTGCAATCTTGAAACTTTCGGAGAATGGAGCACTTCAGAAGATTCACGAGAAATGGTTCTGCAAGACGGGCTGTCTTAATAAGAATCTGGACTCTGATGAGTCTAACCAACTCTACTTGATCAGCTTCTGGGGTCTATACCTATTATGTGGCAGCGTCACTCTCGCTGCGCTTATAATCTTTCTGCTAAGAGCAGTTCACCAATTTGTGCGCTACAAGAAACAGCACGCAAACCTGCTGTCATCTTCTTTATCCTCAAGCTCATGGAGTTCTCGATGGTCTCAGGTCCTGGTCAACTTTGTTGACTTCATTGACGAGAAGGAAGAAGCTATCAAAAAAATGTTTGCTCAGGGTGACAGTACTCAAGGTCAGGTTAGCTGA
- the LOC103404812 gene encoding large ribosomal subunit protein uL6c-like, whose amino-acid sequence MASSLTSSPFQTSNLRSAFLGERKGFTVCSVPRVGFLKKTIECKESRIGKQPIEVPSNVTITLEGQALAVKGPLGQLSLTYPREVLVQKEDSGTLRVRKAVETRRANQMHGLFRTLTDNMVVGVSKGFEKRLQLVGVGYRATLEGKILVLSLGFSHPVRMDIPDGIQVKVEENTRIVVSGYDKSAIGQFAASIRKWRPPEPYKGKGVKYADEIIRRKEGKAGKKK is encoded by the exons ATGGCTTCCTCACTCACTTCCTCACCTTTCCAAACCAG CAATTTGCGGTCGGCTTTCTTGGGCGAGAGAAAGGGATTCACTGTTTGTAGTGTACCTCGTGTTGGGTTTTTGAAGAAGACGATAGAGTGCAAGGAATCACGAATTGGAAAGCAGCCAATTGAAGTGCCATCCAATGTGACAATCACATTGGAAGGTCAGGCTTTGGCAGTAAAGGGACCATTGGGGCAGCTTTCACTAACTTACCCGCGAGAAGTGCTCGTTCAGAAGGAGGATTCTGGGACTCTAAGGGTCAGAAAGGCAGTAGAGACTAGAAGGGCAAATCAGATGCACGGGCTGTTCAG GACACTTACGGACAACATGGTGGTAGGAGTGTCAAAAGGATTTGAGAAGAGGCTGCAACTGGTAGGTGTCGGTTATCGAGCTACTTTAGAAGGAAAGATCTTGGTACTAAGTCTTGGGTTCTCCCATCCAGTTAGGATGGATATTCCTGATGGCATACAAGTGAAGGTTGAAGAAAACACCAGAATCGTTGTTAGCGGATATGACAAGAGTGCTATCGGTCAGTTTGCTGCTTCGATCAGGAAATGGAGACCCCCGGAACCATACAAAGGTAAGGGTGTCAAATATGCTGATGAAATCATAAGAAGGAAGGAGGGAAAAGCAGGGAAGAAGAAGTAA
- the LOC103425938 gene encoding protein DETOXIFICATION 40-like: protein MANNELQHPLLESYHPLPPTSTQSSKHSHDEDASRELEQVLSDTDKPFSQRLKPALWIESKLLVILAAPAIIVYVINYVMSMSTQIFSGHLGNLELAASSLGNNGIQMFAYGLLLGMGSAVETLCGQAYGAQKYEMLGIYLQRSTVLLFFPGVLLTIIYIFSEPILLLLGESPSIASSAAVYVYGLIPQIFAYVVNFPIQKFMQAQSIVAPSAYISTGTLVIHIVLSWVAVYTLGLGLLGASLVLSLSWWITVVAQFVYIVKSDRCKHTWTGFSWQAFSGLYSFFKLSVASAVMLCLETWYFQILVLLAGLLENPELALDSLSICMTINGWVFMISVGLNAAASVRVSNELGAGHPKSTAFSVVVVTTVSFIISVFAAIVVLLLRHKLSYAFTEGEAVAAAVSDLCPLLALTLLLNGVQPVLSGVAVGCGWQAFVAYVNVGCYYVVGVPFGALLGFYFKLGAKGIWLGMVWGTLMQTLILLWVTIRTDWNKEVEEAKKRLNKWDVN, encoded by the exons ATGGCAAATAATGAGCTCCAGCATCCTCTGCTGGAATCCTACCATCCCCTTCCGCCAACCTCTACCCAATCCTCAAAACATTCTCACGATGAGGACGCGAGCCGCGAGCTCGAACAAGTACTATCCGACACCGACAAGCCGTTTTCTCAGCGGCTCAAACCCGCCCTTTGGATCGAGTCCAAGCTCCTCGTCATCCTCGCCGCCCCCGCCATCATCGTGTACGTGATCAACTATGTCATGTCCATGTCCACCCAAATTTTTTCCGGCCACCTTGGTAATCTCGAGCTCGCCGCCTCCTCCCTCGGGAACAATGGCATCCAAATGTTCGCCTATGGTCTTTTG TTAGGTATGGGAAGCGCAGTGGAAACCCTATGTGGACAAGCATATGGTGCCCAAAAGTACGAAATGTTGGGCATATACCTGCAAAGGTCAACAGTCCTCCTATTTTTCCCTGGTGTACTTCTCACCATTATTTACATCTTCTCCGAACCCATCTTACTTTTACTCGGCGAATCTCCAAGCATTGCTTCTTCAGCTGCAGTTTACGTGTACGGACTGATCCCTCAGATCTTTGCCTACGTTGTCAACTTCCCGATCCAAAAGTTCATGCAAGCGCAAAGCATAGTAGCCCCAAGTGCTTACATATCGACTGGAACCCTAGTTATTCACATTGTGCTCAGCTGGGTTGCTGTGTACACACTAGGGCTGGGTTTGCTGGGTGCGTCGCTGGTGCTGAGTTTATCGTGGTGGATCACTGTGGTGGCACAGTTCGTGTACATTGTGAAGAGTGACAGGTGTAAGCACACGTGGACAGGGTTTTCGTGGCAAGCCTTTAGCGGATTGTATAGTTTTTTCAAGTTGTCTGTGGCATCTGCTGTCATGCTTTGCCTTGAGACGTGGTACTTTCAGATTCTTGTTTTGCTTGCTGGGTTGCTGGAAAACCCTGAGTTGGCCCttgactctctctctatctG CATGACAATCAATGGATGGGTCTTCATGATCTCAGTTGGGTTAAATGCAGCGGCAAG TGTGAGAGTGAGTAATGAGCTTGGAGCTGGACATCCAAAGTCTACAGCATTTTCAGTTGTGGTGGTGACTACAGTCTCTTTCATTATCTCAGTCTTCGCAGCCATAGTTGTTCTTTTACTGCGTCATAAGTTGAGCTACGCCTTCACCGAAGGTGAAGCCGTGGCTGCTGCTGTATCTGATCTCTGCCCGCTTCTCGCCCTCACCCTCCTCCTTAATGGAGTCCAGCCAGTCTTGTCCG GTGTTGCTGTTGGGTGTGGATGGCAGGCTTTTGTTGCGTATGTGAATGTAGGATGTTATTACGTGGTTGGAGTACCTTTTGGTGCGCTTCTAGGGTTTTACTTCAAGCTCGGCGCTaag GGAATATGGTTAGGAATGGTGTGGGGCACATTGATGCAAACACTCATCCTACTGTGGGTCACCATTCGGACTGATTGGAACAAAGAG GTGGAAGAGGCAAAGAAAAGGTTGAATAAGTGGGATGTGAACTAG